One region of Citrus sinensis cultivar Valencia sweet orange chromosome 6, DVS_A1.0, whole genome shotgun sequence genomic DNA includes:
- the LOC107177437 gene encoding gamma-interferon-responsive lysosomal thiol protein isoform X1, protein MWELLCVIFFSKMTFHQLPSSFLSTALLFMFIFPHCSSVEYDGARIFPTVKQDEKVNLSVYYESLSDTGAEFITHDLGKVFEKDLTSIVNLRLIPWGKAQIVEPNETIVCEHGEDECYFNTIEACAILAWPDQPKNHFDFIQCLENRTLRGPIRDRKEAWLTCCKDLELSPNFIKDCYESGIGRLLELKYGDETLHLNPPLEYVPWVTVNNKALREDYEKFVEYVCGAYKGGHVPEACKSLSKPAESDAAGVTVSSISVCYADEASELEIDQAN, encoded by the exons ATGTGGGAACTTCTATGcgtaatatttttctcaaaaatgaCTTTCCATCAGCTACCCTCCTCCTTTCTTTCCACTGCTCTGCTGTTCATGTTCATCTTTCCCCATTGCTCTTCTGTGGAATATGACGGTGCTAGAATTTTCCCTACTGTAAAACAGGATGAGAAAGTTAATCTATCTGTATACTATGAGAGCTTAAGTGACACTGGTGCTGAATTCATCACACATGATTTAGGGAAGGTCTTTGAGAAGGATCTCACTAGCATTGTCAATCTCAGGCTTATCCCCTGGGGCAAGGCTCAAATCGTAGAACCAAACGAGACCATAGTTTGCGAG CATGGAGAAGATGAATGCTACTTCAATACCATAGAGGCCTGTGCCATTTTAGCCTGGCCTGATCAGCCG AAGAATCATTTCGATTTCATTCAATGCCTTGAGAATAGAACTTTGAGGGGACCCATTAGGGATAGAAAAGAAGCGTGGCTAACCTGTTGTAAGGATCTTGAACTGAGTCCAAACTTCATTAAGGACTGCTACGAAAGTGGAATTGGCAGACTG CTGGAGCTAAAATACGGTGATGAAACTCTGCACCTTAATCCGCCACTTGAATATGTACCATGGGTGACAGTGAATAACAAAGCACTTCGCGAA GATTATGAGAAGTTTGTGGAGTATGTGTGCGGGGCTTACAAAGGCGGTCATGTACCAGAGGCTTGCAAATCACTATCGAAACCAGCCGAGAGTGATGCTGCTGGGGTAACAGTTTCAAGCATTTCTGTCTGCTATGCTGATGAAGCAAGTGAATTAGAA
- the LOC107177437 gene encoding gamma-interferon-responsive lysosomal thiol protein isoform X2 has translation MCTLLSKMTSHQLYFFIVFTSLMFMFISSPCSCVEYDGATNFPPSKHNDNVNLSLYYETLCPGSAEFISEGLGKVFEKGLISIVNLRLIPWGNAEIVEPNKTIDCQHGEDECYFNTIEACAILAWPDQPKNHFDFIQCLENRTLRGPIRDRKEAWLTCCKDLELSPNFIKDCYESGIGRLLELKYGDETLHLNPPLEYVPWVTVNNKALREDYEKFVEYVCGAYKGGHVPEACKSLSKPAESDAAGVTVSSISVCYADEASELEIDQAN, from the exons ATGTGCACATTGCTCTCAAAAATGACTTCTCATCAGCTCTACTTCTTCATTGTTTTCACTTCTCTGATGTTCATGTTCATCTCTTCCCCTTGCTCTTGTGTGGAATATGATGGAGCTACAAATTTTCCTCCCTCCAAACACAACGATAACGTTAATCTATCTCTATATTATGAGACCTTATGTCCAGGTTCTGCTGAATTCATCTCAGAAGGTTTAGGAAAGGTCTTCGAGAAGGGTCTCATCAGCATTGTCAACCTCAGGCTTATCCCCTGGGGCAATGCCGAAATTGTGGAACCGAACAAGACCATAGATTGCCAG CATGGAGAAGATGAATGCTACTTCAATACCATAGAGGCCTGTGCCATTTTAGCCTGGCCTGATCAGCCG AAGAATCATTTCGATTTCATTCAATGCCTTGAGAATAGAACTTTGAGGGGACCCATTAGGGATAGAAAAGAAGCGTGGCTAACCTGTTGTAAGGATCTTGAACTGAGTCCAAACTTCATTAAGGACTGCTACGAAAGTGGAATTGGCAGACTG CTGGAGCTAAAATACGGTGATGAAACTCTGCACCTTAATCCGCCACTTGAATATGTACCATGGGTGACAGTGAATAACAAAGCACTTCGCGAA GATTATGAGAAGTTTGTGGAGTATGTGTGCGGGGCTTACAAAGGCGGTCATGTACCAGAGGCTTGCAAATCACTATCGAAACCAGCCGAGAGTGATGCTGCTGGGGTAACAGTTTCAAGCATTTCTGTCTGCTATGCTGATGAAGCAAGTGAATTAGAA
- the LOC107177437 gene encoding gamma-interferon-responsive lysosomal thiol protein isoform X3, translating into MWELLCVIFFSKMTFHQLPSSFLSTALLFMFIFPHCSSVEYDGARIFPTVKQDEKVNLSVYYESLSDTGAEFITHDLGKVFEKDLTSIVNLRLIPWGKAQIVEPNETIVCEHGEDECYFNVIHACAIKAWPEQLLHFTFIKCLEETSWGPTLDKEKVWRTCCQNLKLSPNLIKDCYDNGTGRWLELIYAAETERLKPPIQFVPWLTLNGDAVGPDYGNFVKYVCEAYSGSHVPEACKEMPKSAKTSAAEKETAILLKQMRPKWNIGW; encoded by the exons ATGTGGGAACTTCTATGcgtaatatttttctcaaaaatgaCTTTCCATCAGCTACCCTCCTCCTTTCTTTCCACTGCTCTGCTGTTCATGTTCATCTTTCCCCATTGCTCTTCTGTGGAATATGACGGTGCTAGAATTTTCCCTACTGTAAAACAGGATGAGAAAGTTAATCTATCTGTATACTATGAGAGCTTAAGTGACACTGGTGCTGAATTCATCACACATGATTTAGGGAAGGTCTTTGAGAAGGATCTCACTAGCATTGTCAATCTCAGGCTTATCCCCTGGGGCAAGGCTCAAATCGTAGAACCAAACGAGACCATAGTTTGCGAG CATGGAGAAGATGAATGCTACTTCAATGTTATACATGCCTGTGCCATCAAAGCCTGGCCTGAACAGCTG CTACATTTCACTTTCATTAAATGCCTTGAAGAAACTTCTTGGGGACCAACTTTGGATAAGGAAAAAGTGTGGAGAACCTGTTGTCAAAACCTGAAGCTGAGTCCAAACTTGATTAAGGACTGCTATGATAATGGCACTGGAAGATGG CTTGAGCTAATATACGCTGCTGAAACTGAGCGTCTTAAGCCACCAATTCAATTTGTGCCATGGTTGACGCTGAATGGTGATGCAGTTGGCCCA GATTATGGAAATTTTGTGAAGTATGTGTGTGAGGCTTACAGTGGCAGTCATGTGCCAGAGGCTTGCAAAGAAATGCCAAAATCAGCCAAGACTAGTGCTGCAGAGAAAGAAACTGCAATCCTACTGAAGCAGATGAGACCTAAATGGAATATCGGATGGTAA
- the LOC102617295 gene encoding gamma-interferon-responsive lysosomal thiol protein-like: MPFYEIALKIFCACLLFLFTSPSHVAASYTHIDGSEASLPAKPGNVNLSVYYETLSPTCSNFIVKNLEGVFNNDLISIINLRLVPWGDANISKFNNAFICKHGPDECLLNEVEACAINVLKNVNKYYGFIYCIEFLAIEGRHKDWQTCFNTLGLPAKPVLDCYKSGNGTKLLLQHAYETSHLIPPHTILPWVLVNNQAIRNDYENFTAYVCRAYKGNVVPNACKLPSPGINSAKKVNSPAKRMQRFIEASWKPSLKEP, encoded by the exons ATGCCTTTTTATGAGATAGCCTTAAAAATTTTCTGCGCTTGCCTCTTGTTCTTGTTTACATCTCCATCTCATGTTGCTGCTTCTTATACGCACATAGATGGCAGTGAGGCTTCACTCCCCGCCAAGCCTGGAAATGTTAATCTCTCAGTTTACTATGAAACTCTGTCTCCAACCTGTTCAAATTTCATCGTTAAGAATCTCGAGGGTGTGTTCAACAATGATCTCATTTCCATCATCAATCTCAGGCTGGTCCCTTGGGGTGATGCAAACATCAGTAAATTTAACAATGCCTTTATTTGTAAG CATGGCCCAGACGAATGCTTGTTAAATGAAGTTGAAGCCTGTGCCATCAATGTTCTGAAAAATGTG AACAAGTACTATGGTTTTATTTACTGCATTGAGTTTCTAGCCATAGAGGGGAGGCACAAGGACTGGCAAACTTGTTTCAACACATTAGGATTGCCTGCAAAACCTGTTCTGGATTGCTATAAAAGTGGAAATGGAACAAAG CTTTTGCTACAACATGCATATGAGACTTCTCATCTTATCCCACCTCATACAATTTTACCATGGGTGCTGGTGAATAATCAAGCCATCAGAAAT GACTATGAGAATTTTACAGCGTATGTGTGCAGAGCTTACAAAGGTAATGTGGTACCCAATGCGTGCAAATTGCCTTCACCAGGTATCAACTCTGCCAAGAAGGTAAATTCTCCAGCAAAAAGAATGCAAAGATTCATAGAAGCTTCCTGGAAGCCATCACTGAAGGAACCTTAA
- the LOC102617581 gene encoding gamma-interferon-responsive lysosomal thiol protein-like: protein MASTKLLTFFFPASLLLLSISPFGSSENVTVSVYYETLCPYCADFIVNHLVKLFQKGLNSIVNLRMIPWGNSMMQPDGTFVCQHGPGECLLNTIEACTISIYPDVVQHFSFIHCVERLALEKRQAEWINCFELTKLGRVPIDCYRNGLGKLLEQKYATETAQLKPPHRFVPWVVVNNQPLQEDFMNFANHVCKAYKGTRVPEACRSLPNNIPVNAESTSSVCYTGRLVLLWIVGLVWLK from the exons ATGGCTTCCACAAAGcttttaacattcttctttcCTGCTTCTCTATTGCTTCTGTCAATCTCTCCATTTGGTAGTAGTGAAAATGTTACAGTTTCTGTTTACTATGAAACCCTGTGCCCATATTGTGCAGACTTCATAGTAAACCATTTAGTGAAGCTGTTTCAAAAGGGACTTAACTCCATTGTTAATCTTCGTATGATCCCTTGGGGCAACTCTATGATGCAACCTGATGGAACTTTTGTTTGCCAG CATGGCCCAGGTGAATGCTTACTAAATACTATTGAGGCCTGCACCATTAGCATTTATCCTGATGTG GTCCAGCATTTCAGTTTTATCCACTGTGTTGAGCGTCTCGCCTTGGAGAAAAGGCAGGCTGAGTGGATTAACTGCTTTGAATTAACTAAGTTGGGTAGGGTACCGATTGATTGCTACAGAAATGGTCTCGGGAAACTG CTGGAACAAAAATATGCAACCGAAACTGCTCAGCTAAAACCACCACATAGATTTGTGCCTTGGGTAGTTGTAAATAATCAACCACTTCAAGAG GACTTCATGAATTTTGCAAACCATGTCTGCAAAGCTTACAAAGGCACTCGAGTACCGGAGGCTTGCAGATCACTTCCTAATAATATTCCAGTCAATGCAGAGTCTACAAGTTCAGTGTGCTATACAG GTCGGCTTGTTTTGCTTTGGATTGTAGGACTAGTATGGCTAAAATAG